The genomic stretch TGTTGAATCTTCGGCTGGTGGCATGTTTgctaaaatattttctatgcGATTGGTAATTTTTTTCGTGCCACCTTCCAGGTCTAGGCAAACGTCAACAAGATCAACATGTTGCTGAATTGCTGTTAAGAATGAACTTGGTTTTCCTTTTAAAACTTTCTCGTTTATTATTAGTACTCTATTTTCGCCAACTATACGTTTCCATATTGCTAAGAATTTAAGAAGCATCAAATCatttgaaaacaaatcaaGTCCTTTTAAATAAAATCCGTTCACTCCATTGTCCAAGCAAGAAGTTAGTGTTTTAGTAATTTGATTATAGACTATTTCTTGGTTGCTGTGGATATTAACAAATGTATTATGCAATGGTATGTCTAAGAGAAGAGCTATATTTCGAGATTGTAAGGTATCGGCTAAAACTTTTAGCTGGGATACATTCCCAATTGCAGGATCTATGTGAAGTACCGATGTGACATTATCTATATTTCCTGGTAGAAAAATGGAGTTCAGTCTGACAGCTGCTACACCTAATGAGGAAAGGTAGTCAAGGCGGTTGATTATTCCACCTATATCGCTAATTCCTTCATACTCAGAATCCTGAAATCCCATTTCATAGAATACGCCTCCACGGTACCAAGTTGTTCTGTAAAATTACAGAATCATAAGTTATACgtacatttttaataatttaccAGCTTACTTTGGATTACAAGACTTGGGCATAGTAGATATTTTTGCAACAACTATCGAGCACATAGCTAAAATAGTAgagacaaaaataaaaaaagtacATTTCCGTATTAGCGGCCAGTTCCATGATACAAATGAGGGAGCGTCTTTCGATTTTTTTCCAATGAAGTGTGTATCCTAGTtttacaataaagaaaataaacaatttatgTAAACTTTCAAAATACTATGAAAAAAAGTTATACTTCTGAACATTTAATAACGTATCTAAATTAACCTAGGAATTTGTCGATCTGTGAAAGATAAACCTGTTGTTTGTTGTGACTCTTGAGTCTGTGCCATACTTATACCCGGTACTTAGTCAGTAAACGTACTGTAAGCGTACGTCCACTTTTATATTAAACTTAAACATTTAGCCAAATCGGTCCAAAACAGATTAATTTTCCTCTGTACTCTATAAGCACTCTAAGCCGACTGTACCCATAACTTGTGTCTTCATAAATCCATATGTCATCCATAAATAGCCATTCTGAAGGACCTTTAGTTAAAAAGCCATCGAATAATTTTAAGCAGAAATGGCTGTTACAAAATCAGATAATCTCTTTGTACCAAACGTAAGACaatctttttcttttaaaattaagCGTTGTGTAAAAGTTTCGACATCCTCATCGTCAACACAAATTTCCAACAGCTGTTCCGCCACTTTCCATTGCTCCATAAAGCAAACGTTTTCGTTAAAGATactaaattaattaataccaattaattaataaatgaatACCAAATTACTACAAATGactaaaagtattttttagaACGACGTTTGAAATTTTCGTACCACTTTTTTGATACTTGCAGCTTCACAGCTAATGTTGGAAGAAACCAATCATTTTTATGAAAACGCATTCTCATTCTTCTCGCTTTGTCAATTTAAACTAATctcgaaaaaatatattttgaagGTATAAATTGCCTCAGATATGAACAAGCGTGCTTGGTAAATTGGTTCAGAGTTGGAAATTATGACCTTTCAGAACCGATTAAACTATTAAGATTAAACGATTAAGAGCTAAATCAAATGATTTAGTGCAAACTGCTTAAagtgttcgttttcgttttccgcttcatccgaaaatgcaaagacTTCTGCCATGAAGCACCTTTTCGTTGGTGCGAGATTTTATGGCTCTATGTCATATTCTTCTTTGTTATTAATAAAACGCTCACAGTTTGTGCAGACTTATGTTCGAGGGCACGTAGGAGCACTAAGGAGAAGTCCTTTATCGTTTTCGTTGCTAAAATATATAGTTAATTTTCAACTCATGTGACAACATTGGTTTCCTTACTAGTTTTTGAGGAAGTCTAgagttaaaataaaatacaagtAAATTACCTCTTCTTTATTAATATTGTTATTTTGTAGATGTTGATAGCTTCCATTATGAAATAGGTTGGTGGTAGCAGATTCCTGAACGTCGATAGCTATCCCGCTACTACTGTCGGTAGAACTTGACTCGGCCTTACAGTCTAAACTGATTTGGCAATTTGAGGTAATACCGTCTGTATCCATATGATTAGGGCTCAATGGATGTGCTATGGGACCTAACATTCTACTTGAAAGTAATGGACAAAAAGCAGCCTCTTCATCTGGCAAAAAAGTCGATGTTGAAGGTGATTCAAGAAGAGTTTTGGGCAGCTGAACATCAAGAAATGTAGATTCCGTTGGTACTCCCATTTTATTCATATTATAGATGCTTCTGAAATAAgttggaaaaaatatatataattattacattatatgtacatatatatgaacaAATTCCAGGCTGAAAAGTGCTGTAAACAAGGGCGTACCCAGGGGGAGGAAGGGCAGGAAGccaattttcatttgattttcgcTGCAAAAGAAATGTTCTTCTAAGTACATGTAACATTATCATCTTACGCGTAACAATCACGTATGGAAAAtggatgacttattgatgcattaataTAAATTGTATTCCCAGGTCAATATAGCTTGTGccttattaataaataattttgtttagCCCAAACTGAAATTGGGCGGGTCAGCAAcgcttttcgttttcgtgCAAACAGCTGACGCATCCCGATTCGATTATGGGAACACTGCCCAAAAAATACATTCTTGCGCATATCGATAGCAAAAATTTGTGAAAACGGGAGTACCTAAAAACGAAaggttttggctgaaaacgtaagCCGCAAATGTATGTGACTAATTTAACTACAAAAAAAGCTCATTAGTATCTATTTTATGGTCGGTATGGCCGTTATTAATTACGACATGTGAGTCTGATTCGATCAACACCTTATCGATATTTCTTATACGATATATCGGTATCTCCCACAAATTACGTTACTACTTCTCGTTATTATTATACTGCTACATATTTTTTTACCGGAACTATGTCGTTTTCAGTTATATTATTTTGCAGGATTGTGAgacataaattttcaatttttataaCAAGTGACACACGATACTTTCGAGGAATTGCGTTGTTGGCTTTCCTCTAGATCCCCAACGAAAAAATTCCTattgaaatatgtacatgGGTTTGGATTTGTTCACCGATTTGTTACATTTGTAGAGTAAAAATTTCTAATGATTTTTATGGCACCACTGATAGTTTGGTTGAGCTATAAAAAACTACAGCCTGTTGAGCGAAGTGTTTCCATAAAGAATCGAACCTACTACAAATATGTATAGctttataggtatatatatgtacagcTGTATATTGGTTCCAACAGTTTCTGTGCAAAATTCATCTtcaataaaagaaaacttaCTTGTCCAGAGTTTCTTATCCATATATTAATATGGAtcattaaaaacaattaagattttaattgtatttaagaatttatttgtgttaATCCGTATGTATACATACGTAAAattatacacatatgtacatatgaaataatgtatatgtagatacagaaatgtgtaaaaatatacatacgttgttttattttgtgaaTTCACTATCAATACCCACACCGAATTTTATACAATATCATCAGATGTCTTGAAACATTAACATTTACGCTTATTAGGATTAATATAGATAATTTATATATAGTGAAAGAGAAATATCGATAATCAATTACCTGCAGAAACATCGAAGCTTACATCGATGTTttattgtatgtataataatatgtatgtgta from Drosophila pseudoobscura strain MV-25-SWS-2005 chromosome 4, UCI_Dpse_MV25, whole genome shotgun sequence encodes the following:
- the LOC117184170 gene encoding 4F2 cell-surface antigen heavy chain-like isoform X1, producing MNKMGVPTESTFLDVQLPKTLLESPSTSTFLPDEEAAFCPLLSSRMLGPIAHPLSPNHMDTDGITSNCQISLDCKAESSSTDSSSGIAIDVQESATTNLFHNGSYQHLQNNNINKEEDTHFIGKKSKDAPSFVSWNWPLIRKCTFFIFVSTILAMCSIVVAKISTMPKSCNPKTTWYRGGVFYEMGFQDSEYEGISDIGGIINRLDYLSSLGVAAVRLNSIFLPGNIDNVTSVLHIDPAIGNVSQLKVLADTLQSRNIALLLDIPLHNTFVNIHSNQEIVYNQITKTLTSCLDNGVNGFYLKGLDLFSNDLMLLKFLAIWKRIVGENRVLIINEKVLKGKPSSFLTAIQQHVDLVDVCLDLEGGTKKITNRIENILANMPPAEDSTWIHWSIVDSKLKHHNDRDSFNSDKIMAGTIMQLMLPGTPNIKYEDDMNGKQYSVHKLSDRSKIVSNMISLRKRSPSIYKSVICKPNSNIQNTLIRYTNDDTLIIVRNYPRRNSFASVTNLGSYKITMDLTSTFYSGTRMLTNETDKIFFKNFEIDPFDTIVVKLDK
- the LOC117184170 gene encoding 4F2 cell-surface antigen heavy chain-like isoform X2 — encoded protein: MCSIVVAKISTMPKSCNPKTTWYRGGVFYEMGFQDSEYEGISDIGGIINRLDYLSSLGVAAVRLNSIFLPGNIDNVTSVLHIDPAIGNVSQLKVLADTLQSRNIALLLDIPLHNTFVNIHSNQEIVYNQITKTLTSCLDNGVNGFYLKGLDLFSNDLMLLKFLAIWKRIVGENRVLIINEKVLKGKPSSFLTAIQQHVDLVDVCLDLEGGTKKITNRIENILANMPPAEDSTWIHWSIVDSKLKHHNDRDSFNSDKIMAGTIMQLMLPGTPNIKYEDDMNGKQYSVHKLSDRSKIVSNMISLRKRSPSIYKSVICKPNSNIQNTLIRYTNDDTLIIVRNYPRRNSFASVTNLGSYKITMDLTSTFYSGTRMLTNETDKIFFKNFEIDPFDTIVVKLDK